The following are encoded together in the Lactuca sativa cultivar Salinas chromosome 1, Lsat_Salinas_v11, whole genome shotgun sequence genome:
- the LOC111909395 gene encoding probable purine permease 10: MKEDEEHATNTVETLLDGGRCFSKVIRYKWWIQIAMFTMFALSGQSVGAMLGRLYFTKGGNSKWMATLVQTAGFPLMFPFIFLFSPSKTPPEHPEQVAKKPSWTTLVIIYTTIGTFLAANCMLYTFGLKFLPVSTYSLICASQLAFNALFSYFLNGQKFTPFIANSLVLLSFSSTLLVFQGDYEETRKISRNKYIIGFVCTVVASAGYGLMLSITQLAFQKILKSTSYNVVFDMIVYQNLIATVGILVGLFASGEWKDIKGEMGSFESGRVSYIMNIVGTAVSWQVFSIGYVGLIFEVSSLFSNVITTLSIPIVPVLAVVFFDEKMNGVKVISMLLAIWGFLSYIYQHYLDDLKEKESARLVNHDREVNHT; encoded by the exons ATGAAGGAAGATGAAGAACATGCAACAAATACAGTTG AAACCCTATTAGATGGTGGCCGATGCTTTTCAAAGGTCATACGATACAAGTGGTGGATACAAATAGCAATGTTCACCATGTTTGCACTCTCCGGCCAATCAGTCGGAGCAATGTTGGGAAGACTTTACTTCACTAAAGGTGGAAATAGTAAATGGATGGCAACACTTGTTCAAACTGCTGGATTTCCACTTATGTTCCCATTTATCTTCCTATTTTCACCTTCAAAAACACCCCCGGAACACCCTGAGCAAGTTGCCAAAAAACCTTCTTGGACAACCCTTGTGATTATATATACAACTATCGGCACATTCTTGGCTGCAAATTGTATGTTGTATACTTTCGGACTCAAGTTTCTGCCAGTTTCCACGTATTCATTGATTTGCGCGAGTCAACTCGCCTTCAATGCCTTGTTTTCATACTTCCTTAATGGCCAGAAGTTCACCCCTTTCATAGCTAATTCGCTTGTTCTTCTTAGTTTTTCGTCCACGCTACTTGTGTTCCAAGGCGATTATGAAGAGACTAGAAAAATATCGAGAAACAAGTATATCATTGGTTTTGTATGCACAGTTGTTGCTTCTGCAG GGTATGGATTAATGCTTTCCATAACACAACTCGCGTTTCAAAAGATTTTGAAATCTACAAGTTATAATGTGGTATTTGATATGATCGTGTACCAAAACTTGATAGCTACTGTTGGAATTCTCGTGGGACTATTTGCTAGCGGTGAATGGAAAGATATAAAGGGTGAAATGGGGAGTTTTGAATCTGGAAGGGTTTCATACATAATGAATATTGTGGGGACAGCTGTCTCATGGCAAGTTTTCTCGATTGGTTATGTGGGTTTGATCTTTGAAGTTTCATCTCTTTTCTCGAATGTTATTACCACTTTAAGTATCCCAATTGTGCCTGTGTTGGCCGTAGTGTTTTTTGATGAAAAAATGAATGGAGTGAAGGTGATTTCCATGTTGTTAGCTATATGGGGATTTCTCTCTTATATTTATCAACATTATCTTGATGacttgaaggaaaaggaaagtgCTAGACTTGTAAATCATGATCGTGAAGTTAatcatacataa